One segment of Pontibacter akesuensis DNA contains the following:
- the hrpB gene encoding ATP-dependent helicase HrpB, which yields MPFNPFTIDLPVREIIPAIREHLAAQNTLIVNAPPGAGKSTLLPLAILDEVWLTGQKIIMLEPRRLAAKTIAERLAQLLGEEVGQTVGYRIRFETRISEQTRIEVVTEGILTRMIHSDRGLAGVGIVIFDEFHERSIHADVAMALCREAQHTLRPDLRILVMSATLDMPQLTRLLKAPVAQSMGRQYPVETIYSGEADDRLLPDMTARVVQQAAQEREGDILVFLPGENDIRKVEAILRRQLRDFKIHPLFGMLPFGKQYAAIMPDRNGKRKVVLATSIAETSLTIEGVSVVVDTGFGKTSRFDPKSGLSRLETVRISKDAADQRAGRAGRLGPGTAYRMWSKETQERMAPHRTPEILEADLASLVLDMAQWGIIDIRSLTWLNPPPRAALASATDMLHQLQALENCRITEHGKKMHALPCHSRIAHMLLKAADNDQVALASDIAAILEERDPMDRNAGIDINLRIEALRRYRDEKGQGKSMGKIEKVARSYRSLFSIEPENGEFDGYETGVLLTHCYPERIAYARPGNNAQFQLANGTYASAGHRDDLAHEPWLAIAHLHAGGSDNPGRIFLASPLNPRDLAPLVKQQEAYHWDVNDGELTATLDTRIGSIVLQSKPLPTPDEKYRIPAISEAIKQEGEHLLDFSEEVRQWQLRVGSLRKWRPQEGWPDVSTPTLLMTNWEWLRPYLADVEEPDDLLKIELLPLLEKNLDADKQARLDVLAPPSIKLPDGSYIELEYQPAGAPPKLEIRLQDVLNWQQHPHVDGGDMTIELHLLTPDLKLITAVSDLESFWQEDYPRVKKQLEVVFPKVAWERV from the coding sequence TTGCCCTTCAACCCATTTACCATAGACCTACCCGTTCGGGAAATTATACCTGCTATCAGGGAGCACCTGGCGGCGCAGAACACACTGATCGTAAACGCTCCTCCCGGAGCCGGTAAAAGCACTTTGCTGCCGCTGGCTATTCTCGATGAAGTATGGCTGACAGGCCAGAAGATCATTATGCTGGAGCCCCGGCGCCTGGCGGCCAAAACCATTGCCGAGCGACTGGCGCAGCTACTGGGCGAGGAGGTAGGCCAGACCGTCGGCTACCGCATCCGTTTCGAGACGCGCATCTCCGAGCAAACACGCATTGAGGTGGTCACCGAAGGCATCCTCACCCGCATGATCCACAGCGACCGAGGCCTGGCGGGTGTGGGCATAGTGATCTTCGATGAGTTTCATGAGCGCAGCATCCATGCCGATGTAGCCATGGCCCTGTGCCGGGAGGCGCAGCACACGCTTCGCCCGGACCTGCGCATTCTGGTGATGTCGGCCACGCTGGACATGCCCCAGCTCACGCGCCTGCTGAAAGCCCCGGTGGCGCAAAGTATGGGGCGGCAGTACCCCGTGGAAACTATTTATTCCGGCGAGGCCGACGACCGCCTGCTGCCCGACATGACAGCCCGCGTGGTGCAGCAGGCAGCGCAGGAGCGGGAAGGTGATATCCTCGTGTTCCTGCCCGGTGAGAACGACATCCGGAAAGTAGAGGCCATACTCCGCAGGCAGCTGCGCGACTTTAAGATTCACCCGCTGTTTGGCATGCTGCCCTTCGGCAAGCAGTACGCCGCCATCATGCCCGACCGCAACGGCAAGCGCAAAGTGGTGCTCGCCACAAGTATAGCCGAGACCAGCTTAACGATTGAAGGCGTGTCGGTGGTGGTGGATACGGGCTTCGGCAAAACCTCCCGCTTCGATCCGAAGTCCGGTTTGTCGCGCCTCGAAACGGTGCGCATCTCCAAGGACGCTGCGGACCAGCGTGCCGGTCGTGCCGGGCGTTTGGGACCGGGAACGGCTTATCGCATGTGGAGCAAGGAAACGCAGGAGCGCATGGCCCCGCACCGCACCCCCGAAATTCTGGAAGCCGACCTGGCCTCGCTGGTGCTGGACATGGCGCAGTGGGGCATTATCGATATCCGCAGCCTCACCTGGCTGAACCCGCCGCCGCGCGCTGCCCTGGCGTCGGCCACCGACATGCTGCACCAGCTGCAGGCGCTGGAGAACTGCCGCATCACGGAGCACGGCAAGAAAATGCACGCGCTGCCCTGCCACTCACGCATCGCGCACATGCTGCTCAAAGCCGCCGATAACGACCAAGTTGCATTGGCCTCTGATATTGCCGCCATCCTGGAAGAGCGCGACCCAATGGACCGCAACGCCGGCATCGACATTAACCTAAGAATAGAAGCCTTACGGCGCTACCGCGACGAGAAGGGACAGGGCAAAAGTATGGGCAAGATCGAAAAGGTGGCGCGCTCGTACCGCTCCCTGTTTTCCATTGAGCCCGAGAACGGGGAGTTCGACGGCTACGAAACGGGTGTGCTGCTGACGCATTGCTACCCCGAGCGCATCGCCTACGCCCGCCCCGGCAACAACGCGCAGTTCCAGCTGGCCAATGGCACCTATGCCTCCGCCGGCCACCGCGATGACCTGGCGCACGAGCCCTGGCTGGCCATTGCGCACCTGCACGCCGGCGGGAGCGACAATCCCGGCCGTATTTTCCTGGCTTCGCCGCTCAACCCGAGAGATCTGGCTCCGCTCGTAAAGCAGCAGGAGGCCTACCACTGGGATGTGAACGACGGCGAACTCACCGCCACGCTGGATACCCGCATCGGCAGCATCGTGCTGCAAAGCAAACCGCTGCCCACCCCCGATGAGAAGTACCGTATCCCGGCCATCTCCGAAGCTATTAAACAGGAAGGCGAGCACCTCCTAGATTTCAGTGAGGAGGTAAGGCAATGGCAGCTGCGCGTGGGAAGTCTCCGCAAATGGCGCCCGCAGGAAGGCTGGCCCGATGTCAGCACGCCCACTCTGCTCATGACCAACTGGGAGTGGCTCAGGCCTTATTTGGCCGACGTGGAAGAGCCGGACGACCTGCTGAAAATAGAGCTGCTGCCGCTCCTGGAGAAAAACCTAGATGCCGACAAGCAAGCCCGACTCGACGTGCTGGCACCCCCAAGTATAAAACTGCCCGACGGCTCCTACATCGAGCTGGAGTACCAGCCCGCTGGTGCCCCGCCCAAGCTGGAGATCCGCCTGCAGGACGTGCTCAATTGGCAGCAGCACCCCCACGTAGACGGCGGCGACATGACCATTGAACTGCACCTGCTCACCCCGGACCTGAAGCTGATCACCGCCGTATCGGACCTGGAAAGTTTCTGGCAGGAAGACTACCCGCGGGTAAAGAAGCAGCTGGAAGTAGTGTTCCCGAAAGTGGCGTGGGAGAGAGTGTAA
- a CDS encoding endonuclease domain-containing protein: MKHIIIPYQPYLKDLARQLRTNSTLSEILLWQEIKERKLLGFQFHRQVPMLDFIVDFYCHELSLAIEIDGSSHTFTYKEDLERQAKLEQHNVRFLRFDDLEVKKNLPNVLRSLEQWIRENRKV, from the coding sequence ATGAAACACATCATTATCCCCTACCAGCCTTACTTAAAAGACTTGGCAAGGCAGCTGAGGACAAACAGCACCCTTTCTGAAATTCTGCTTTGGCAGGAAATCAAAGAGCGTAAACTGCTGGGGTTTCAGTTTCACCGCCAGGTTCCGATGCTGGACTTCATTGTTGATTTTTATTGCCACGAATTAAGCCTTGCCATAGAAATTGATGGCAGCAGCCATACTTTTACTTACAAGGAAGATTTGGAACGACAGGCTAAACTGGAGCAACACAACGTGCGTTTTCTTCGGTTTGATGACCTAGAGGTGAAGAAGAACTTACCCAATGTGCTTCGCTCGCTGGAGCAATGGATCAGGGAGAATAGGAAAGTGTAG
- a CDS encoding S8 family serine peptidase, with amino-acid sequence MKKNYFVKGVLGLMLAGQVFSANAQELSSAQLVPANTPHQSPDEKPYHDDKIFVKFRQLETGTAIEFNGKSERAKKLKDDKISKALLKADARLMRQAAGKGSGNGVARIFQVELDGSVSSVKQLISELKAMPEVEYAELVPIYQIHAAPSDPSYTGGSQYSLNITKAVQSYSSFNATGAPIKVAIVDDAVLTSHTDLKANIWSNPGETGVDASGKDKASNGIDDDNNGYIDDVNGWDSADNDNNPNPPLVATALGNIAGPNTFSHGTHCAGIAGAVTNNGVGIASISNNKVQIVAVKCTPDNAANTRSIYTSFAGLAYAIRGAKADVVSMSFGGSGYSQAFQDLINEGAAQGMIFIASAGNNNNNLEQFPATYQHVISVSNTDEVDKKSSSSTFGNWVTIAAPGTNIYSTVAGTGTGIAAGGYTNYTGTSMSGPMVAGLAGYIKAQKPSLTPTQVRDIIVSTSDNVDILNPGYEGLLGAGRINVYQAIVAAGGTVLAPTVDFIPSKVSAVIGEEVAFANRSTGSNLTYAWTFQNANIATSTAKNPVVKFLAAGTHEVTLSINGGASKSVKINVSGFTALDVLGLPLAGPVGASGVNGHSANNIPAFANFYKYSTTHMISGVNISFRLATAGSANSTVRVKVWEAERGIPGRVLHTQTVKISDLKPNGLAGTLSPNYIYFDKPVQVPANSSFYVGFEIDYGTGDNISIHHTTYTGSGSESALFFNNSWQINAQVGARWTFAIFPVLANASEYPAGPISVTPAEACVGGQVTFDGASVNKATAYRWTFGNGTTAATATATSVYTTGGTYLPTLVATRAVNITEGTAVYPVELRQSFTKQIRVADCAQEPVAGFEVSALSANVGSAITFTNTTANATSYEWLISQGSTKIRSTEESPVVTFKTKGKYDVTLVTRNPEGDVSTSTKKQYIEIFTAGQDCGNVDFPFPARLTTFGTGAGGTFSGHNGYGIGTYAKSFDLAAGTVVSKAMFNIATAAAKVPATSFITVNVWNAGLNGTPGEVISSVKVSYTKMMQAIATNGGNMEVILDQPVVLSVDSRIYVGFAVNFIAGDNMAVASKLAGPNMGERSLALYGSTWYTLKDLVSLSTDFAIGIGTFDNIDKLPIANFTTSATTVAVGESIKLDASQSKKAQVYNWQVSGGTVTAMGESAASAVYDPTKAAVVFSKAGKYTITLVVMGDCGAKVAMKTIEVEVTGTTPVATETSVEESKAAGITDLITDASLVYPNPSTGQYNVVLKGVAQQQVVVSVWDLTGKEVSRKNVTLNSNSEVHQVNLGNQPVGMYLLHVTAGNKVQVHKLIKK; translated from the coding sequence ATGAAAAAAAATTACTTCGTTAAAGGTGTGCTTGGGCTTATGCTGGCCGGGCAGGTCTTCAGTGCTAATGCTCAGGAGCTTTCGTCGGCACAGCTTGTGCCAGCCAACACGCCGCACCAGAGCCCGGACGAAAAGCCTTACCACGACGATAAGATCTTCGTAAAGTTTCGCCAGCTCGAAACAGGCACTGCCATCGAATTCAATGGCAAGAGTGAAAGAGCAAAAAAGCTTAAGGATGACAAAATAAGCAAGGCGCTACTAAAGGCAGACGCCCGCCTGATGCGCCAGGCAGCAGGCAAAGGCTCCGGCAATGGAGTAGCCCGCATCTTTCAGGTAGAACTGGACGGTTCCGTTTCTTCTGTGAAACAACTGATCAGTGAGTTGAAGGCGATGCCTGAGGTGGAATATGCCGAATTGGTGCCTATTTACCAGATTCATGCAGCCCCTTCTGATCCGAGTTATACCGGCGGAAGCCAGTATTCACTGAACATCACGAAAGCAGTACAGTCTTACTCCTCTTTCAATGCCACAGGTGCTCCAATCAAAGTCGCCATCGTGGATGACGCTGTATTAACCTCACACACCGACCTGAAAGCCAACATCTGGTCAAATCCCGGCGAAACTGGCGTGGATGCCAGCGGTAAAGACAAAGCCTCTAACGGTATTGACGACGACAACAACGGTTACATTGATGATGTGAATGGTTGGGACTCTGCTGACAACGACAATAACCCCAATCCTCCCCTAGTAGCAACTGCACTAGGTAACATAGCTGGCCCTAACACTTTTTCGCATGGTACGCACTGTGCTGGTATAGCTGGTGCTGTAACTAACAATGGTGTGGGTATAGCCTCTATAAGCAATAACAAAGTACAGATTGTTGCGGTAAAATGTACTCCTGACAATGCGGCTAATACCAGAAGCATTTATACTTCTTTTGCAGGTTTGGCCTACGCCATCAGAGGTGCTAAAGCCGATGTGGTATCCATGTCCTTTGGTGGCTCCGGCTACTCTCAGGCATTTCAGGATCTGATAAACGAAGGTGCTGCCCAAGGTATGATTTTCATCGCATCTGCAGGTAACAACAACAACAACCTCGAGCAATTCCCAGCTACGTATCAGCACGTAATCTCTGTTTCGAATACAGACGAAGTCGATAAAAAGAGTAGCTCCTCTACCTTTGGCAATTGGGTTACCATTGCCGCGCCAGGTACTAACATCTATAGTACAGTTGCCGGAACAGGCACGGGTATCGCTGCTGGTGGCTATACCAACTACACCGGTACTTCTATGTCTGGCCCTATGGTTGCTGGCCTTGCTGGCTACATCAAAGCGCAGAAACCTTCTTTGACTCCTACCCAGGTAAGAGATATCATCGTTTCTACTTCTGACAACGTGGATATCCTGAACCCTGGTTACGAAGGTTTACTGGGTGCAGGCCGAATTAATGTGTACCAGGCCATTGTGGCAGCTGGAGGCACTGTTCTGGCACCTACTGTAGATTTCATTCCCAGCAAGGTGAGCGCTGTGATTGGTGAGGAAGTAGCGTTTGCAAACCGTTCTACGGGTAGCAACCTGACGTATGCCTGGACCTTCCAGAATGCGAACATCGCCACTTCCACCGCTAAGAACCCGGTGGTGAAGTTCCTTGCTGCCGGCACGCACGAAGTAACGTTGTCTATCAATGGTGGTGCTTCTAAGTCGGTAAAAATTAATGTTTCCGGATTCACTGCGCTGGACGTACTTGGTTTGCCATTGGCTGGACCGGTTGGGGCATCTGGCGTAAACGGCCACAGTGCAAACAACATCCCGGCTTTCGCCAACTTCTACAAGTACTCTACCACGCACATGATTTCCGGTGTTAATATCTCTTTTAGATTGGCAACAGCCGGAAGCGCAAATTCCACCGTCCGCGTAAAGGTGTGGGAAGCAGAGAGAGGCATACCAGGACGTGTACTACACACGCAGACGGTTAAAATCTCTGACCTGAAGCCAAATGGTTTAGCAGGCACGCTTAGCCCGAACTACATCTACTTCGACAAGCCAGTACAGGTGCCTGCTAACAGCAGCTTCTACGTAGGTTTCGAGATCGATTACGGCACTGGCGATAACATTTCTATCCACCACACTACCTATACTGGCTCTGGATCAGAATCTGCTTTGTTCTTTAACAACAGCTGGCAGATAAACGCACAGGTTGGCGCTCGCTGGACGTTCGCTATCTTCCCTGTCCTGGCAAATGCATCTGAGTATCCTGCCGGACCAATTTCAGTTACTCCGGCTGAGGCATGTGTAGGCGGTCAGGTTACTTTTGACGGCGCGAGCGTAAACAAAGCAACTGCTTACCGCTGGACCTTCGGAAACGGCACTACTGCTGCAACAGCTACTGCTACTTCGGTTTACACCACAGGCGGCACCTACCTGCCAACGCTCGTAGCTACCCGTGCGGTAAATATCACCGAAGGAACCGCTGTATATCCTGTTGAACTGCGTCAGTCGTTCACAAAGCAGATTCGCGTGGCGGATTGTGCTCAGGAACCAGTTGCTGGCTTTGAGGTTTCTGCTTTATCAGCAAACGTTGGCTCTGCCATCACCTTCACGAACACCACCGCTAACGCTACAAGCTACGAGTGGTTAATTTCACAGGGGTCAACCAAAATCAGATCGACAGAAGAAAGCCCGGTGGTTACATTCAAAACCAAAGGCAAGTATGATGTAACGCTCGTAACCCGCAACCCTGAAGGAGATGTATCAACTTCTACCAAGAAGCAGTACATCGAGATCTTCACAGCTGGCCAGGATTGCGGTAACGTGGACTTCCCTTTCCCTGCCCGCCTGACTACGTTTGGCACTGGAGCTGGAGGCACTTTCTCTGGTCATAACGGATACGGCATCGGAACTTATGCGAAGTCATTTGATTTAGCAGCCGGTACGGTTGTATCTAAAGCCATGTTTAACATTGCTACTGCTGCGGCTAAAGTACCCGCAACGTCGTTCATCACAGTAAACGTATGGAATGCTGGTTTGAATGGTACGCCAGGTGAAGTGATCAGCTCAGTAAAGGTATCTTATACCAAGATGATGCAGGCAATAGCTACTAACGGTGGCAATATGGAAGTTATACTTGACCAGCCTGTTGTGCTTTCAGTTGACAGCCGCATCTATGTTGGCTTCGCGGTTAACTTTATCGCCGGCGATAACATGGCGGTAGCATCAAAGTTGGCTGGCCCTAACATGGGCGAGCGCTCTTTAGCGCTTTACGGCAGCACCTGGTATACACTTAAAGACCTGGTAAGCCTTTCTACAGACTTTGCCATTGGTATCGGCACGTTCGACAACATTGACAAGCTGCCTATCGCCAACTTCACTACTTCTGCGACTACGGTAGCGGTTGGTGAGTCTATCAAACTGGATGCAAGCCAGAGCAAGAAAGCTCAGGTATACAACTGGCAGGTAAGCGGCGGCACAGTAACTGCCATGGGCGAAAGTGCTGCTTCTGCCGTGTATGACCCTACCAAAGCGGCCGTTGTGTTCTCTAAGGCTGGCAAGTATACCATTACCTTAGTAGTGATGGGTGACTGTGGTGCAAAGGTTGCAATGAAGACCATTGAGGTGGAAGTGACAGGAACAACTCCTGTAGCTACTGAAACTTCGGTTGAAGAAAGCAAGGCTGCCGGTATCACAGACCTGATCACCGATGCATCGCTTGTGTACCCTAACCCTTCAACTGGCCAGTACAACGTGGTACTGAAGGGTGTTGCACAGCAGCAGGTAGTGGTGAGTGTATGGGACCTTACAGGCAAGGAAGTATCACGCAAAAACGTGACCCTGAACAGCAACAGCGAAGTGCACCAGGTAAACCTGGGCAACCAGCCAGTTGGTATGTACCTGCTACATGTTACCGCTGGTAACAAAGTGCAGGTGCACAAGCTCATCAAAAAATAA